In Paenibacillus dendritiformis, the DNA window CTCTTATACCAAGGAAGATCTGAAGCCGTACGTCACCTATGTGGACCGCAATCAGGCGAGCCGGGACTATATGTTCGACGGCTTCGTGTTCCTGCCGTACGGCCCGCTGCTGAATGGCGCCAACTTCGCCCCCAATACGGCCAAGCCGACGAACAAAGCGGACTGGGAGGAGCATCTGAACCGTCTTTTCCGGGACGATGATGATCTGGGCGCCTTGAATCAGGCGGTCGGGGAGGCGAAGGCCGGATGGAAGGACCGGACTTATACGGCGAAGGTCGTCCTGACGATCCCGTATCCGCGCGCGGATCAGAGCGACTTCGGGGATGTCGACGGGGACGGCGTCAGCGAGAACATGAACGTGAAGGAAGTTGGCGAGGATCAGGCGCTTGTCAACCGGCAGAAGGCGGTCAAATGGTATGTGGATGAAGTATACCGCCGTTGGACAGCGGCCGGCTACGAGCATTTGGAGCTTCCCGCCTTCTATTGGTACAGCGAATTCGTATCCCGGCAGACAACGGTGAATGAGGACGCCCTAATCCGGTGGACCTCGGATTATGTGCACGGCAAAGGGGCGAAGCTCCAGTGGATTCCCTATTATTTTGCGCGCGGCTGGAGCGATTGGAAGGCGAACGGCTTCGACACGGCTCTCATGCAGCCGAACTATATGTTCCACAACACGAGTGAAGAGCGGCTGGACGCGATTGCGCAGGCTGCCTACGACCATGGCATGGGCATCGAGATCGAGATGTCGGACGCGGTGCTGACCAATGAAGCGGCGCGTGAGAAGTACTATGCTTATCTCAATAAAGGGATGGAGCACGGGTATATGAATTCTTTCAAGGCTTTCTATCAGCAGGTCAAAACGCTCAAACAGGCCGCCGAATCGCAGGATCCGGCCGCGCGGGAGGTCTATGACAAGACCTATCAATATTTGAAAGGAAGCTATGCTCCATAAGCGCCGTGCCTGCGGCTCCGGATGAAGCCGCCGCCTTCTTCTCCGGGAGAGGGCGGCTTTTTGCGATTCTCGCTTCCCTATTCTATGAAATCAGGCGGTTGGCCTGAAGCACCTATCTATGACCGCGCGGCACCGAATGCCATATTTTATATTAAGCGGGACATGGCGATAGAGATCCTGATATATAGCCGCCATGAACTGCCGAAATCAATGCTGCCGCATCCGATGAACGAATTCCGGGATATTCCGCTTCCTCCTTCTCGCTGTCCGGACCGATCCGGCGAACATAACCAGCCAGGGAAGGAGATGGGAGTGTCCGGGAGCCGCTTCACCGGTACAAGCATGGCGCCTGGCGAACCGCAGATCAGGGACCGGCTCCGCGGTCGCCGGGGGCCTTGCGCCCATAAGAACCGGAATGGGCGTCACGAAGGTTATTCCGCTCTCCGCTGTCCCGATTTGTCCGCGCGCATCATGCGAAGCACGCGGTTGTTGGCATGCCTGTTCGAAATTAGGGCAGATTGTCCAGCAAATCTACCTATTACCAAACCGGACATACAAGCATAATTTATAGCATCAGCCGAATACATGACCCCCGCTGATATATATATCGCCTATCATTCCCGCTATGCGCTTATCCTATTAGTTCTCTTTATTCTGTTGTAACAGGTCATGTTTGCTTCATTTCCTTCGGCAGAAATAGGAATGGGAAAGGATGAGGGATGTTGATAATAAGCGGTTATCAGAAAGTAATGAACGCCATTCAGGAGCTTGATCTAGCCGAATTTCAAGTTAAATATGCCTGTGGACAAAAGCTGAAATTCGATTTGACCAAAAAGTATGACGTCATTAGTCAGGATGTGTTCATGCAATGGCTGAGCAATATCGAATGGGGCCGGGTCGTGAAAGTAAAATGGAAAACGTGCTGCGGCGAAAAGGGATCGATGTATATGCCGGGATGCAGCGGC includes these proteins:
- a CDS encoding DUF4855 domain-containing protein is translated as MKRCMIAWLAAIVLIGAAGRVPMAHAYETERAGAEAEAHKKTPAPAVNLALGKSYTLETPYPPDALFGKTESSHPDDTGRQLTDGQFGGTVFSDSAFVGRLWQGSRLVTIDLETPSTVEEIYIHALQDNANGIFFPSKVQFALSNDGVKWQHLKEGASRLPTTEPGPIRQKIGIDGIDTVARYVKVEVPVESWLFMDEIEVIGSPDQRGKKLHPDKGPKRDSGYPKQGAKEAGRMSNQVLLYTGAWQYEPVDWISYTKEDLKPYVTYVDRNQASRDYMFDGFVFLPYGPLLNGANFAPNTAKPTNKADWEEHLNRLFRDDDDLGALNQAVGEAKAGWKDRTYTAKVVLTIPYPRADQSDFGDVDGDGVSENMNVKEVGEDQALVNRQKAVKWYVDEVYRRWTAAGYEHLELPAFYWYSEFVSRQTTVNEDALIRWTSDYVHGKGAKLQWIPYYFARGWSDWKANGFDTALMQPNYMFHNTSEERLDAIAQAAYDHGMGIEIEMSDAVLTNEAAREKYYAYLNKGMEHGYMNSFKAFYQQVKTLKQAAESQDPAAREVYDKTYQYLKGSYAP